In a genomic window of Gossypium arboreum isolate Shixiya-1 chromosome 9, ASM2569848v2, whole genome shotgun sequence:
- the LOC108455812 gene encoding uncharacterized protein LOC108455812 yields the protein MARKENLNNFIVGDLPTLFYIPDFITDSEQARLLNNIYQAPISKWKSLKNRRLQNWGGVVHEKGLLSQDLPPWLANITKRICEESGLFPSAINHVLINEYLPNQGIMPHQDGPAYYPVVAILSLGSPVVMDFTPHSRLNSCKSTVMESVVDKTSDVKAAEIEGNDGLDKHQPFSVLLMPRSLLIFKDDAYSDYLHGIEDNAVHRLDKVVNGIEALSALSGSISSEAEVIRSEDSKTVNRTMSRISLTCRLVLKVHKNLFKF from the exons ATGgcgagaaaagaaaatttgaataACTTCATTGTTGGGGATTTGCCAACATTGTTCTACATCCCTGACTTCATCACAGATTCTGAGCAAGCTCGGCTCCTAAATAAT ATTTACCAAGCACCTATATCAAAGTGGAAATCTTTGAAGAATAGGAGACTCCAGAATTGGG GCGGTGTTGTTCATGAAAAGGGTCTTCTGTCACAAGATT TGCCACCTTGGCTAGCTAATATTACAAAAAGAATATGTGAAGAATCAGGACTTTTTCCTTCAGCAATCAACCATGTTCTTATCAATGAATACCTTCCAAACCAAGGAATAATG CCACACCAGGACGGGCCAGCTTATTACCCTGTTGTAGCAATCCTGTCTCTAGGATCACCTGTTGTGATGGACTTCACTCCTCATTCAAGATTAAATTCATGCAAAAGTACGGTGATGGAAAGTGTAGTAGATAAAACTTCTGATGTGAAGGCTGCGGAAATTGAAGGAAATGATGGGCTGGATAAACATCAACCCTTTTCCGTCCTGTTGATGCCTCGCAGTTTATTGATCTTCAAGGATGATGCATATTCAG ATTACTTGCATGGTATTGAAGATAATGCAGTACATCGATTGGATAAG GTTGTAAATGGAATTGAAGCTTTGTCCGCTTTGTCCGGGTCTATCTCAAGTGAAGCCGAAGTGATTAGAAGTGAAGATAGCAAGACTGTGAATAGAACAATGAGCAGAATTTCTCTGACATGTAGACTAGTATTGAAGGTTCATAAAAACTTGTTCAAGTTTTAA